One stretch of Chryseobacterium indologenes DNA includes these proteins:
- a CDS encoding alpha/beta fold hydrolase yields the protein MNPVEKGYKRVNGIQLYYEIYGSGKPLVLIHGGGSSILYDFKEVIARLENKFQLIGIDLQNHGRSEHRDIPETFEQDADDVAELLKALNIDKASFWGFSNGGNTVMQIGYRHPKIVEKLIVASAFYTRDGMMDGFFEMMEEATFDSMPEPFKINFLSLNPDFSKLENLFDKDSKRMQTFVDWNDEVLSSIQSPTLFISGDKDVMKPEHTVAMWRLVENSQLMILPATHGTYMMADFDGSLNENLINLTIKEIETFLNHHNH from the coding sequence ATGAATCCGGTAGAAAAAGGATATAAGCGGGTTAACGGAATTCAGCTGTATTATGAAATCTACGGTTCCGGAAAACCTCTGGTTTTGATTCATGGAGGCGGTTCCTCTATTCTGTATGATTTTAAAGAGGTAATTGCAAGGCTGGAAAATAAATTTCAGCTCATTGGAATAGATCTTCAGAATCATGGACGAAGCGAGCATCGCGATATTCCTGAAACATTTGAGCAGGATGCTGATGATGTAGCAGAACTTTTGAAAGCCCTGAATATTGATAAGGCTTCATTCTGGGGGTTCAGCAACGGAGGAAATACGGTCATGCAGATTGGATATCGTCATCCCAAAATAGTAGAAAAACTGATTGTAGCTTCAGCATTTTATACAAGAGATGGAATGATGGATGGCTTTTTCGAAATGATGGAGGAAGCTACCTTTGATTCCATGCCGGAGCCTTTTAAAATCAACTTTTTGAGCCTGAATCCGGACTTTTCTAAATTAGAAAATCTCTTCGATAAGGATAGTAAGAGAATGCAAACCTTTGTAGACTGGAATGATGAAGTTCTGAGTTCTATACAATCACCTACCTTGTTTATTAGTGGGGATAAGGATGTAATGAAACCGGAACATACAGTGGCGATGTGGCGGCTGGTAGAAAATTCACAGTTAATGATTCTTCCGGCAACTCACGGAACCTATATGATGGCTGATTTTGATGGCAGCCTTAATGAAAACTTAATAAATCTTACAATTAAAGAAATAGAAACATTTTTAAATCATCATAATCACTAA
- a CDS encoding DinB family protein, with the protein MNAPKSKKIELIIPAYRMHSQSFINVLDGVSEEDALKRIENKTNHIVWMAGNFVNMRYGVGMVLGLQDQDPNNDLFFQGKALNESYTYPTLVDLKKNFHDISAKVYHKLFEVTDEELDEIFEIGMNIPFIKETKLNFLGMGIGREDYLCGQIGLMRRILDYPGMKYDVDENLKY; encoded by the coding sequence ATGAACGCACCAAAATCAAAAAAAATAGAACTCATTATTCCGGCTTATAGAATGCATAGCCAAAGCTTTATCAATGTTTTGGATGGTGTTTCGGAAGAAGATGCTTTGAAAAGAATTGAAAACAAAACCAACCATATTGTTTGGATGGCAGGAAACTTTGTGAATATGCGCTATGGCGTTGGAATGGTATTGGGACTTCAGGATCAGGATCCTAATAATGACTTGTTCTTTCAGGGAAAAGCATTGAATGAAAGCTATACCTATCCAACGTTAGTCGATTTAAAGAAAAACTTTCATGATATTTCTGCTAAAGTATACCACAAGTTGTTTGAGGTAACGGATGAAGAGCTGGATGAAATCTTTGAAATTGGGATGAATATTCCTTTTATTAAAGAAACTAAACTCAATTTTCTCGGTATGGGAATTGGTCGAGAAGATTATCTCTGCGGGCAAATAGGTTTGATGCGTAGAATTTTAGACTATCCAGGCATGAAATATGATGTGGATGAAAACCTTAAATATTAA
- a CDS encoding VOC family protein has protein sequence MKINQIYVNLPIKDVTKTRAFWTKLGFSINEQFSDDKAVCVVMKEDHIYTMFLKEEFFQTFTNRPFAKGDTTQVLLAIGVESRAEVDQMVKTAIENGGSQYSEPMDHGWMYQSAFADLNGHQWEVMYADPSQLPSE, from the coding sequence ATGAAAATCAATCAAATCTATGTCAATTTACCCATAAAAGACGTGACGAAAACCAGAGCATTCTGGACGAAGCTTGGTTTTTCCATCAACGAGCAGTTTTCAGATGATAAAGCAGTGTGTGTAGTGATGAAAGAAGATCATATCTACACCATGTTTCTGAAAGAAGAATTTTTCCAAACTTTTACCAATAGGCCTTTTGCCAAAGGAGATACCACTCAGGTCCTTCTTGCTATTGGAGTAGAAAGTAGAGCGGAAGTAGATCAGATGGTAAAAACAGCCATTGAAAATGGGGGCTCCCAATACAGTGAGCCTATGGATCACGGATGGATGTATCAAAGTGCCTTTGCTGATTTAAATGGACATCAGTGGGAAGTAATGTATGCAGATCCTTCTCAATTACCTTCAGAATAG
- a CDS encoding Crp/Fnr family transcriptional regulator: protein MTHKSLEICYDFPFFLKEELDEIFQAHEKKFFQKGDFILEEGKMANEYYILDSGLARSFVNDFNGNEVTTHFFVENEVIIEVLSMFQRIPTQENIVCITDCECWKLDYDTFQELFHKIPNLREWGRAWMSKELFDYKQRSVEMFTLSATRRYLNLLEQKPKVVQFAPLKQIASYLGVTDTSLSRIRKELVSHPKKI, encoded by the coding sequence ATGACTCACAAATCACTTGAAATATGCTACGATTTTCCTTTTTTCCTTAAGGAAGAGCTTGATGAAATATTTCAGGCACATGAAAAGAAATTCTTTCAAAAAGGTGATTTTATTCTTGAGGAAGGCAAGATGGCTAATGAATACTATATTTTGGATAGCGGACTGGCTCGTTCATTTGTCAATGATTTTAATGGAAACGAAGTAACCACCCATTTCTTTGTAGAGAATGAGGTGATTATTGAGGTTCTATCCATGTTTCAAAGAATACCAACGCAGGAAAATATTGTCTGTATCACAGATTGTGAATGCTGGAAGCTGGATTATGATACATTTCAGGAGCTATTTCACAAAATTCCCAATCTTAGAGAATGGGGAAGAGCATGGATGTCTAAAGAGCTTTTTGATTATAAGCAACGGTCTGTAGAAATGTTTACCCTTTCCGCTACGAGAAGATACCTGAATCTACTGGAGCAGAAGCCTAAAGTAGTACAGTTTGCTCCCTTAAAGCAGATTGCATCTTATCTTGGTGTAACCGATACTTCATTGAGCAGAATCCGTAAAGAATTGGTCTCTCATCCCAAGAAAATTTAA